In ANME-2 cluster archaeon, the DNA window TGGATGAGAATAACTTGTACATATACTGGTATAATGATACCAGTCAAAATTGGACAAAGTTATTAAAAGACAATCCTGATTGGGTTATTGACAACGGTCAATTGAAAATATCAGGAGCGAATCCTGGTTATGTATGGGCAAAAGTAAATCATCTCAGTATGTTCGCTCTGGTAGCACTTCCAATATCTGAACCCACTGAAGATGGCAACGGCGATGGTAGCGGAGGCGGTAGCAGTGGCGGAGGAGGCGGTTCCTCTGGAGAAGATTTCTATAACATTATCCTATCAGAAACCGACAGGCAGAGCGTATTCAAGAACTCCAGCGTCTCATTTATTTTCGATCTGGAAGGCAACATAGTCAAGTATATCAATTTCACAGCCCTGAATAGCGCTGGAACAGTAGCTGCTAAAGTTGAGATACTTAACCATACCTCTTCTTTGGTGAGTGCCCCACCACCGGATGAAGTATTTAAAAACCTAAACATATGGGTCGGGAACTACGGCTGGGCAACAGAGAAGAATGTGTTCGGTACTACTGTCAGTTTCATTATCGAGAAGTCATGGGTCACTGACAACGATATTGATGAGACCACAATCGCACTCTATCATTACAGCGATAATAACTGGAACAAGCTAGTGACCAGAAAGATTGCTGAGGATGCCAATAGCTTGCTATTTGAAGCTGAAACGCCAGGATTCTCGCCATTTGCTGTAACAGGTAAGAAGACTATGGAAGAAACCGGAGATGAAGTTATTATTGCAGAACCTACAATAACAGCAGATAAAACCTCAGCCCCAACACCAACTGAGAAGACAGGGATTCCTGGTTTCAGTCTATTTGTTGGCTTGTCGGTCTTGTTGATTGCAATGAGACTATTGCACAAAAAGAACTAAATAGGGCTGCATCAGCCCTATTTTGAATTTATTGGATGTATATCCTAACCTTTGCTTTTTTAAGCGCATAAGTCAAGTGTCTTCAGAATCTCATTTTGTTTTTCATAACCTTTGTAACAACAATATCTCTATTTGCTATACTTTCTATCTAATTTCACTCTGTGAATGAAATAACTGGTACTTAAACACTTGTCTTGTACCTCAAAATAGCTGCCATTCCCCCGAAGGCATTCATTAACTGGGCACCCTCTTCAAAATCAGTGGAAATAAACACTATCTGCGTACTCATCTGGTCCGCAAGCGTAGAGAGTTCATCTACCACATCCACAGAACCAGTGGCCTTGGCCGCTGCACCGCATTTCTTGCATCGAGCCAGTTCAGGCAAATCTTCACCAGCTCTTCGGGTCATGGTCACAGCATCCACATCACCACACTGGGTGCACTGGGTATTAATCCGCTCCCTTCGCAGGTCCTCAGACATCAGCAGCACTTCCACAGACCCCATCCGGAGGTTTTGCCTGACCTCTTCCTCGCCATATGCTGCCAGTCCTTTATCCCCTACAAGTTCCTTAAGGAAGCGTTCCATGTACTTCTTTTCCTTGATAACATCCAGGTTTATCAGGGCATCAGCAGCATTGTCCACCAGTTCAAACAAACCGCTCTCGTCAGTATAAGAAACATCAAACAGGCCCAGTATTTTCTTTTCCAGTTCATGGTGCAGGAATTCACCGTCGTTGAACTCCTCCTTGGTAGGCGAAGGACCACCTATCAGCACAGCCTCCAGGTTCTTATGGTCAACTGTCATGAATACTTTGCTGGCAGCATCACCTATCCGTTTGTAGAAATCATGGATAGCGATAAGGCGTAACTGCTGGAACCTGTGGGCACTTTGACCGCCCTTTCGCTGTTTACCCGGAACTGATGAGGTCATGTGGTCCCTGGTCTCTATATGCTTGCCCTTAAGCAGCCCGACAGTAGCCTCACGTCGGTCCAGCACCAGCAGGCCATAGGTCATTTTATCTGTCAGCATATCTTCAAGAGGTTCAAGGTAGAAAGCCGAATCGCAATGATATTTGTATGAGATAAGGGGTTCGGGCGGCTCCACACTAAAACTCTGCAGGTCGGTCTTGTTGCCCCCTATATCTACAGCTCCGGTGAACAGGATCACACCCCTCACGGGAGAGCGGGGGAAGTACCTTAACCTTGACATCAGGCTCTCAAGTGCACTCTGGACATTGGTCTTGGTGATTTTTGACTTGATGTTGGCTGCCTGGCCGTGTTCATCCCTGAGCTGGGCTACTACGTCAGATATTTGCTTATC includes these proteins:
- the prf1 gene encoding peptide chain release factor 1, with translation MAESDAHKRYEFKRQLEELRSKKGRGTELISLYIPQDKQISDVVAQLRDEHGQAANIKSKITKTNVQSALESLMSRLRYFPRSPVRGVILFTGAVDIGGNKTDLQSFSVEPPEPLISYKYHCDSAFYLEPLEDMLTDKMTYGLLVLDRREATVGLLKGKHIETRDHMTSSVPGKQRKGGQSAHRFQQLRLIAIHDFYKRIGDAASKVFMTVDHKNLEAVLIGGPSPTKEEFNDGEFLHHELEKKILGLFDVSYTDESGLFELVDNAADALINLDVIKEKKYMERFLKELVGDKGLAAYGEEEVRQNLRMGSVEVLLMSEDLRRERINTQCTQCGDVDAVTMTRRAGEDLPELARCKKCGAAAKATGSVDVVDELSTLADQMSTQIVFISTDFEEGAQLMNAFGGMAAILRYKTSV